CCGTGAACCCCGACTCCGGGAGTCCGAAGCCGCGCCGGGCGGCAGCCCGGTCACCGGGCCGGAAAGCCGAGACCACCGGCGGAACGCACACGGCACCCACCGCGTCCGGCTCGGCCCGCCGCATCTCCCGCAGGCTCGCCTCGCTCATCACGTAGTGCAGGTCGGCCTCGGGATAGACCCAGAACGGGTGCGGGGAGAAGTCCGAGACCACCGCCGCCACCGGGACGTCCAGCTCACCGCGGCGCCGCAGCCAGTCCAGACCAGCGGTGCCGAGCGGGTACGTCGAGACGATCAGGTCCGGCCGGGCCTCGGCGATCGCCCGGCGCAGCCGCCGCCCGCTCCACGCCCCGACGAACCGGCGGGAGCCGTTGGCGAACCAGCGGTAGCGCCACAGCGACGCGTAGAAGAAGTCGTACAGCCACGGCGTGGACTCGACGTTGGTGACGTAGATCCAGTTGAACGCGGCGGGCACCCAGCGGCCCATCGCGCGCAGGGCGTCCAGCCAGCCGACCTCGCACCCGGGCCACGCCCGGCCGGCCGCCTCCGCCACGGCCCGGCCGGTCGCATTGTGCCCCTCGCCGATGGTCGCGCTGACCAGTAGCACTCGACGCGGCTGGACGGTCACGCGGCTGGATCCCTTCACCCCGGATCGTGCCACCGCAGGCTAACGTGACCAGCCGGTTCCAGCCGCTCGAAGTGCTCCGGGCCCGCGCGCTACGCCTCCTGCGAAACCGGTCCGCGGCTGCCGACCTCGCGGACCGTTCCGTCGGTGAGGTGGTAGCACAGGCCGACGATCGCGCAGCGGCCCGCCTCGACCTCCTTGGACAGCACGGTGGAGCGCTCCAGCAGCAGATCGGTGGTGCGCTGGACGTGCACGTCCACGATCTCGTCGACCTCGGTCTTGCCGTCCGCGCGGGCGGACAGCACGCTCGGCGTCACCCGCTCGACGATGTCGCGCAGGAACCCGGGCGGCGCGGAACCCTCGACGACGGTCTGCCGCGCGGCGGTCACCGCACCGCAGGAGTCGTGGCCGAGCACGACCACCAGCGGCGCGCCCAGCACGCTGACGCCGTACTCGATGCTGCCCAGCACCTCGGGGCCGGTGACCTGACCGGCGGTGCGCACCACGAACAGGTCGCCGAGCCCCTGGTCGAAGATGATCTCGGCGGCGAGCCGGGAGTCGGAACAGCCGAACAGCACGGCGAAGGGGCGCTGTCCCGGCGCCAGCGAAGCGCGGTGGTCGGCGTCCTGGTTCGGGTGGCGAGGGTTGTTCTCGACGAACCTCCGGTTGCCCGCCCGAAGTTCTTCGTAGGCGTGCGCGGGGGAGATCGGTGCGTTGGACATGCGGAAACGCTACCGCACGGACTTTCGAGGAGTCTTGTTCGGAAGCCGTGATCCGGACATCTGAGATCAGTGCCACTCGATTCCGCGCATCGGGTGAAAACCGCCGCCCCGGAACGGTGGTCCTGCGTGCGCGGCCGCCCACCGCGGGCGTGCCGGTGGCTCGCGGCGGTCTGGACCTCGGCGTAGTCTCAACCAGCGGTGGACCCGTTCCAGACCCGGCTCTCGACGATGCTGGGGCTGTTGAGTTTTCAGCCGCCGGTTCACGAGATGGCCGCCGACGCACCACCGGCGCAGAGGTCTGGGCGAAGCCCTCGGCGGGGGGTTGGCCACCGGCGGTCGGTGGTGAGACGGGCGAGGGGGCTGCCTCACCACCGATCGGCCTCAAAACCCGTTGGCCGGGCGGCGACTCAGCGCAACCCGGTGCTCAGTTGACGCAGGGGATGCCGTCCGCGGTGATCGTTTCGGGCTCCGGTGCGCTGCTCTGCTGCCGGGCCGGGCCGTCGAGCGAGACGGCCTGCGGCGGTGCGAACCCCGGTGCTGCCGGGCCGCGGTAGTCGCTGCCGATGAGCACCTGGACGCGGCCGCGCGACAGGGATCCGCTCTCCTCGGTCGGCAGCCCGCCGAGCAGCGAAGCCACCTGAGCGGCGGTGGCAGTGGCGTCCGGCGCGTACCGGACGACGGAGGTGTCGCGGGAGCCGGTGTTGCCGACCTTGCCGACGTCGACGCCGCGGTCGGACAGCTCCGAGCGCACCCGCTGCGCCAGGCCTGCGGTCCGCGTCGCGTTGAGCACGTCCACAGTGGCCGCGCCGGTCTCATCGTTCGGTGGCTGCGGAGCCGAGGGGTTGATGGTCTGGTTGACGGCCGCGCGGACCGCGCGCGGGTCGACCAGGATCGCCTGGCCGTCGTCGGGGGTGTCGTACTCGGGGTCCTCGATCGGGATGGTGGTGAACCGGACGGCGCCGCCGGCCAGCCCGCGCATCCGCTCGGCGAAGGCG
This portion of the Saccharopolyspora antimicrobica genome encodes:
- a CDS encoding carbonic anhydrase → MSNAPISPAHAYEELRAGNRRFVENNPRHPNQDADHRASLAPGQRPFAVLFGCSDSRLAAEIIFDQGLGDLFVVRTAGQVTGPEVLGSIEYGVSVLGAPLVVVLGHDSCGAVTAARQTVVEGSAPPGFLRDIVERVTPSVLSARADGKTEVDEIVDVHVQRTTDLLLERSTVLSKEVEAGRCAIVGLCYHLTDGTVREVGSRGPVSQEA